A window of Hemibagrus wyckioides isolate EC202008001 linkage group LG03, SWU_Hwy_1.0, whole genome shotgun sequence contains these coding sequences:
- the si:dkey-56e3.3 gene encoding zinc finger protein 543 isoform X2, with protein MAAEGSSMSSVLAFQTQIASVMEVFANAAVAEICKVVEVSYTELQMEILKGQKENTLLKRRLKMVEMRESFYKRASRLKDSAGGQGGRVRVKISTAESERRPTEETIPHDPVTHTHAQQECVMECVEQDGQSDLLMLKQERSESISKVQDTGTRDTSRENVLQHDSLQQQSDEERDFLKEEEHEERGDASAHDGSCPDEGTSSIEADSDVAVADASWESSVFDSSAHNIPYSGADMSAGASINDYFMHRDAVCSYSTEAGSVSNASFPEGHFPHADDRMVTQSHSGPFKPDRFVVCKYCGKHFPHTSALVLHQRVHTGEKPYYCALCGKRFSQASSLKKHYGMHRGEKPFSCLHCGKLFSDQSNLKKHVNVHTGEKPYGCVQCGKTFNQSSNLKTHMKIHTREKPFSCEHCGQIFAYKSSLVKHQQRNCLTLQNPLQNPLQQF; from the exons ATGGCGGCGGAGGGGAGCAGCATGTCGAGTGTGTTAGCGTTCCAGACTCAGATCGcctcagtgatggaggtgttcGCGAACGCCGCTGTGGCGGAGATCTGTAAAGTTGTGGAGGTGAGTTACACCGAGTTACAGATGGAGATACTGAAGGGTCAGAAGGAGAACACGCTGCTCAAGAGGAGGCTGAAGATGGTCGAAATGCGGGAGTCGTTTTATAAAAGAGCCAGCAGGCTGAAGGACTCGGCAGGGGGACAGG gtggaagGGTACGGGTGAAGATCAGCACAGCAGAGAGTGAGCGTCGACCCACTGAGGAAACAATACCACATgatcctgtaacacacacacatgctcaacag gagtgtgtgatggagtgtgtggagcAGGACGGCCAGTCAGACCTTCTCATGCTAAAACAGGAAAGATCCGAGAGCATCAGTAAAGTGCAAGACACGGGGACCAGAGACAcaa GCAGGGAAAATGTCCTGCAGCACGATTCACTCCAACAGcag TCTGATGAAGAACGTGACTTTCTGAAGGAAGAAGAACATGAGGAGAGAGGAGACGCTTCAGCACACGATG GAAGTTGTCCCGATGAAGGTACCTCAAGTATAGAAGCCGACAGCGACGTGGCTGTTGCCGATGCGTCGTGGGAAAGCAGCGTGTTCGACTCCTCCGCCCACAACATCCCGTACTCCGGAGCGGACATGAGCGCAGGAGCGTCTATTAATGATTATTTCATGCACAGAGATGCCGTGTGTTCTTACAGCACAGAGGCCGGCTCCGTCAGCAACGCCTCTTTTCCTGAAGGTCACTTCCCACACGCTGACGACCGAATGGTCACCCAGTCCCACTCCGGCCCATTTAAACCGGACAGGTTCGTGGTGTGTAAATATTGTGGGAAACACTTCCCCCACACCAGCGCCCTGGTCCTGCACCAGCGTGTCCACACGGGCGAGAAGCCGTACTACTGCGCACTGTGTGGGAAACGCTTCAGTCAGGCATCCAGTCTGAAGAAACACTACGGTATGCACCGAGGAGAAAAGCCCTTCAGCTGCCTGCACTGTGGGAAACTCTTCTCAGATCAGAGCAACCTGAAGAAGCACGTCAACGTCCACACCGGTGAGAAACCCTATGGCTGCGTGCAGTGCGGGAAAACCTTCAACCAGTCGTCCAACCTGAAGACGCACATGAAGATCCACACACGGGAGAAACCGTTCAGCTGCGAGCACTGCGGTCAGATCTTCGCCTACAAGAGCAGTCTGGTGAAACATCAGCAGAGGAACTGCCTCACTCTGCAGAACCCTCTGCAGAACCCACTGCAGCAGTTTTAG
- the si:dkey-56e3.3 gene encoding zinc finger protein with KRAB and SCAN domains 1 isoform X1, translating to MAAEGSSMSSVLAFQTQIASVMEVFANAAVAEICKVVEVSYTELQMEILKGQKENTLLKRRLKMVEMRESFYKRASRLKDSAGGQGGRVRVKISTAESERRPTEETIPHDPVTHTHAQQECVMECVEQDGQSDLLMLKQERSESISKVQDTGTRDTTGRENVLQHDSLQQQSDEERDFLKEEEHEERGDASAHDGSCPDEGTSSIEADSDVAVADASWESSVFDSSAHNIPYSGADMSAGASINDYFMHRDAVCSYSTEAGSVSNASFPEGHFPHADDRMVTQSHSGPFKPDRFVVCKYCGKHFPHTSALVLHQRVHTGEKPYYCALCGKRFSQASSLKKHYGMHRGEKPFSCLHCGKLFSDQSNLKKHVNVHTGEKPYGCVQCGKTFNQSSNLKTHMKIHTREKPFSCEHCGQIFAYKSSLVKHQQRNCLTLQNPLQNPLQQF from the exons ATGGCGGCGGAGGGGAGCAGCATGTCGAGTGTGTTAGCGTTCCAGACTCAGATCGcctcagtgatggaggtgttcGCGAACGCCGCTGTGGCGGAGATCTGTAAAGTTGTGGAGGTGAGTTACACCGAGTTACAGATGGAGATACTGAAGGGTCAGAAGGAGAACACGCTGCTCAAGAGGAGGCTGAAGATGGTCGAAATGCGGGAGTCGTTTTATAAAAGAGCCAGCAGGCTGAAGGACTCGGCAGGGGGACAGG gtggaagGGTACGGGTGAAGATCAGCACAGCAGAGAGTGAGCGTCGACCCACTGAGGAAACAATACCACATgatcctgtaacacacacacatgctcaacag gagtgtgtgatggagtgtgtggagcAGGACGGCCAGTCAGACCTTCTCATGCTAAAACAGGAAAGATCCGAGAGCATCAGTAAAGTGCAAGACACGGGGACCAGAGACAcaa CAGGCAGGGAAAATGTCCTGCAGCACGATTCACTCCAACAGcag TCTGATGAAGAACGTGACTTTCTGAAGGAAGAAGAACATGAGGAGAGAGGAGACGCTTCAGCACACGATG GAAGTTGTCCCGATGAAGGTACCTCAAGTATAGAAGCCGACAGCGACGTGGCTGTTGCCGATGCGTCGTGGGAAAGCAGCGTGTTCGACTCCTCCGCCCACAACATCCCGTACTCCGGAGCGGACATGAGCGCAGGAGCGTCTATTAATGATTATTTCATGCACAGAGATGCCGTGTGTTCTTACAGCACAGAGGCCGGCTCCGTCAGCAACGCCTCTTTTCCTGAAGGTCACTTCCCACACGCTGACGACCGAATGGTCACCCAGTCCCACTCCGGCCCATTTAAACCGGACAGGTTCGTGGTGTGTAAATATTGTGGGAAACACTTCCCCCACACCAGCGCCCTGGTCCTGCACCAGCGTGTCCACACGGGCGAGAAGCCGTACTACTGCGCACTGTGTGGGAAACGCTTCAGTCAGGCATCCAGTCTGAAGAAACACTACGGTATGCACCGAGGAGAAAAGCCCTTCAGCTGCCTGCACTGTGGGAAACTCTTCTCAGATCAGAGCAACCTGAAGAAGCACGTCAACGTCCACACCGGTGAGAAACCCTATGGCTGCGTGCAGTGCGGGAAAACCTTCAACCAGTCGTCCAACCTGAAGACGCACATGAAGATCCACACACGGGAGAAACCGTTCAGCTGCGAGCACTGCGGTCAGATCTTCGCCTACAAGAGCAGTCTGGTGAAACATCAGCAGAGGAACTGCCTCACTCTGCAGAACCCTCTGCAGAACCCACTGCAGCAGTTTTAG